In the Drosophila teissieri strain GT53w chromosome 3R, Prin_Dtei_1.1, whole genome shotgun sequence genome, TACaaatcttttttttgggaTCAGTTCGTAAGTCTGCATACCAATTGTAGGATTTGGAATATAAGACATAGgatttacttaaattttattttccaaacCATAACCAGACGGCAAAAGATATTACAGCTATACATATTAGTATATAAGTGTGTGAGAGTGGTATGCATAACTCATCTGTTTTACTGCCCAATTAGTGTTCTAACTTAATCCCACGCTAATACCTCACCTGATTAGCTTCTCTGAGGACGTCGACCAGAGCCTTGGCTTGCTTGGCATTATTCTTGGTGAAGAAAGCGAAGGAGGTGCCCTTTGTGTTGGATCGTCCAGTGCGACCGATGCGATGGATGTAGTCCTCGCTGTTTTGCGGATAGTCAAAGTTGATGACATACTTGATGCCGTCCACGTCTAAATATGGCCGGGGAAAAGATAAGGCACGCAGATTAGTTTCGAGCTCCTGGCTGTTTTTACTTAATTGGGGTGTATGATTTAATTGACGAACAGTTTTCAAATTGCCAAATGATTTTTCCACTATGCGCGCTCGCTTGCAACAATTTTTAGCGTTTTTCCGAGATGTCTTGAACACTTTGAATACACttgtcttttcttttttcatttttttgtatacgTTAGCAAACTATTGAGTCTAtggtatttttgttttgtgggttgtttgtatttttttttttagagaaaaaaagaaaatgtttcaaaatgtACGTTACCTTCTTGGTGCTATAAATTGTTTCACTCAATTTTCTCTCAATCAAAATCTCTGATTGGCGTCGCGCAGCTCGTGGTCCAAACTCTCCCCAGAAACAACAAGGTAGCGATCTCGATCGCACGGCGAAGCGGAGAGTTTGTTGCATTGAGCCGCGTGCGCCTCTGACTAAGCTCTCTTCTCACATGGACCATTTGGGAGATGACCACCGAGAGGAGACACGACCATTATATAAAGATTTATCTTATTGGGAGgattaacaacaacaagcggGCCGCCTTTTCGTCCTGGAGCAGTGGTCTTAACTGATGCGGCGGCAAACGCggtcagtgggtggtggtagTGAGCTTTTGGGAGGACGCAgcacccagcagcagcatcttcGTCTGGATCCTCGAAAGCACAGACATCTTATCTCCGGATCTCGTCCTCTCTGGTTCAAGCAAATGTCGAGTGTTCTTATTTCGGAGTGTGGTTTGTGTTGTGGATGGTGTCAATGTGCTTTTGCttgctttgttttggcttttgctgtggctgttgctgtcgACAAGGTGCATGTCCAATTCTAGTGCTTTCTGAAGGGCCAGGCCACCCCGTCAATACTTTGCACGCCGCCTTCCGCCATCCACTGCTGAGGAAAAAGCTGGCTCTCTGATGGTTCGgttcagttgttgttgttggatcTTTGGTTGATTGGTAgatggtttttggtttgtagATGGTAGTCTTTGGTCGCAAAAACGTATCATATTTCATTCTTTCTCAACAAAAAGTCGGGGACTGCAGAGGCCACATATGATGCATGATGTTGGGGATATTCGATATTCGTGTCTCTCGACCGTCTGAATCTGAGAACTTTTATCGGTCCTTTTGCGCAAGATATCACACAGGGTGTGGTATCATCATATATCATAACAGATCTGATTCTGATGTTGGCAAAAGTCGCTCAAGTCACGAGTGTTCGCAGTGGTCGCCGCTCATTCATTATCCTCCCCATCATACTACCAAAATCGGCCTCTGTAAACGAGAAAGAaacaagaaagagaaagagagagagaggggagAGAGAAAGAGGCAGAGAGACACGCACAAAGACAAAAATTGCGTACCAGGTACACCGCAGTGCATATAGATCATACGCATTTCATACATTATTTTAGCAGGGGTTGGGCCGGATTTTGCGGGTGGGGGCGGGTTGCAGGTCAGGGGCAGGGGTGGGGTAAAAGTTCAAGTTGATTATTCGATTTCGGCATTTGGCTTAtgtctaaaaaaaaaactgtttctGAGTTGGCGCGCTCGCTAGATGTGGATAGATACCGGGATATATGTTTCAGTGCGGTTAGGGGATTTGGGTGGTGGGTTTACGGGAATTAGGTTCTGCTCGCAAGTAATGGGTATGTGTAATGATGGGTGATCGTTAAATGCGGTGTTCTCTAGTAGTGATGGTATGTAAGCAATGGCCCTAGCAAGTGTAACCTTATAGCTAGCAGGCCAATCCAAATAATTCTCTTCCGGCCACAAACTACGTTGTATTTTACAACGATGCGAGAACAAACTTACCCAGTCCTCGGGCCGCCACATCGGTGGCCACCAGGATGTTGGACTTTCCCGAGCGGAACTCGCGCAGGACAAAGTCTCGTTCTGATTGCGACTTGTCGCCGTGAATAGCTCCACACCGAACGCCGAAGCTGCGGATAAAACGCACCAGGTTGTCCACGCGCCGCTTTGTCTCCACGAATATGATGATCTTGCCGGGACTCTCGCTAGTGTCATAGATGTCTGACAGGAGGGTCTTTAACCTGGTTTGatagaagaaaatatttaattacaaaaatgttataaaaataaacttctTGGAAATGACTTCTCCAAATGCTAGTGTTAACTAGAAAATTACTTTTAGGATTAAGTCGAAAAATGCTGTATAACTAAAACTATATCTGTATATGTCCACTTAGAGTGCCTAGTTTCCGAAAACAATAGCTACTCACTTCTCCTCCTTGCTGAACTCGTCACAAACGTCCACCACCTGGCGGATGTTGTGGTTGGCGGAGAGCTCCAGCGATCCAATGTTGATCTGAATGTAGTTGCCCAAGAAGTCCTCGGCAAGCTGCTTGACCTCCTTGGGCCAGGTGGCGCTCCACATGAGCGTCTGCCGGTCGGGCCGGATCTGTGAGACGATCTTCCTGATCTGGGGCTCGAAGCCCATGTCTAACATACGGTCAGCCTCGTCCAGCACCAAGTAGGTGCAACGCTTCAGGTTAGTAGAGCCGGCGGAGAGGAAATCAATAAGCCGTCCGGGTGTGGCAATGACGATTTCGCAGCCGCGCTGCAGATCCCGCATTTGGCCGCCCTTCGGGGCGCCGCCGAAGACGCAGGTGTTGCGCACATACGACGAGGAACCGAATTCGGTGGCCACCTGCTGGATCTGTTGGGCCAGCTCCCTAGTGGGGGCCAGCACGAGGGCTATGGGTCCGTCACCCCTCTGCAGCGGCTGCTGGTTGTTGATGTGGACAATCGCGGGCAGGATGTAGCCCAGGGTCTTGCCGGATCCCGTCTTAGCAATGCCCACGAAGTTCGAGCCACTCATGGCGATAGGCCAGCCCTGCGCCTGGATGGCGGTGGGCGCCTTGTAGCCCTGGCGGCGGATCTCCTTCATGACGTAGTCGGGCAGATAGACCTCGGAAAAGTCCTGGATGGGGTTCGGCACCTGTCCGCGCACGGTGATTTCCTGCTCGTCGCGATACCGCTGAACGTCGTAGGGTGATCGGTTAGCTACGTTAGGATGCTCCTGGTAAAAGTCCTTTTTAAAGGGAGCCAGGTTGGAGAAGTCGACCGGGCGCATGGGGAGGTCTTGGCTGccgcctccacctcctcctcggcgATCACCGaatccaccaccacctccaaaACGGTTGCCGCCTCCGCGATCATCGCGGCGCTTCTCGATACGTCCATTCCTTACGCCGTGGTAatcaccaccgccaccaccaccgccgccgcctccgaaGCGATtgcctccaccgccgcctcctcgCCGGTCATCACCGCCTCGATCGCCTCCGCGACCGCCACGTCCACTGTGACCAAAGTCGCGATCGTGTGGTGCCCTGGGAAATAACAGAAGAGAATCGATGAGTATCTAATAAAGGAATTAAAATGCTGAAGAGAAGAGAAAAGAAATGCTCATGAAAAGAAATCTGTATCATTTGCAGCTTTTTTCCACTTAAGGTATACttatttttcataaaattaataaattaagaaTTTACAGTAGCCTTTGCGCCTTTTCTTTGGTATTCCattctaaaaaatttaatttgtattgaATCCAATCCAACCTTTACTTCGGTAGGCAAATAAATACGCTAACTGAATGAAATTTGAGCAAAGGAGTTAAATTTCTGctaacaaaatttatttatttatttcgattaAGAATATCCTGCATCACCGAAATTTACTTGGTGTCAAGTATCAAGGGCTTTTGCTTATTCATTAAAATCGAACGACTTCACTTTGTTATTTTACTGCCTCGAATTATGTCGAATctttgataaaatattccacTTTGAGCTGCTATGTAACCGGAAttggtttagtttttttaGTATTAAAATCGAATTGTGGTTTGGTTGTAGATACTCCAGTTCTTTCTGAAGATGTTTGGACCACACACTAATATTATTTTGTCATAAACTTTTAAAGTAGAACGAATATTGTTGATTTATGTAAGGTCGGTCGGTATTATCTGTGAGCGATTTCGCGCTGTACATTTGTATAATGAATTCCTCCTTATCTGCCATCTAAAATCATTTTGTGCTGCGCACATCACCCAGAAGCTTTGAGACATACATTTGATTGCTCCGGTATTTTCCCCGGATAAAAGGGGCCTTCGAGAATTAGACCATGCTTAACTGGGCCCATACTTTCCGGCTTGGTGAAGACAGctgcattttcttttcttaagTATTTCTTTGGCAGCAATTTGGGGAAAAAAACCCGAGTGACTTGGCTTACTTTGCTCGCATGCTGCCGGTTCTAGACGTCTGCCAGTTGGGACTTGGATTTCAACTGCGACTGGCCGACTTGGAAGGTAAGTTCTCGCTTTTCGATTTCTTTCGACGCTGCTAAACAGCTGACATGGAGTTGTGCTACAACCgcaataaacttaaataaaactaattgcGTGTTagggaaattaaataaatttcgaatAATGCAAACAGTAAAGCAAATTTGATTGACAACAACATGCAATTCGAGCACGGTTACTATTACTCCCACCCACCGCGTTTTCACCCCAGTTTACCAGCCCCAAACTGCGCAACTAAACAACCCCGCGTAAAGAGCTGTGTGTTTATTGCTCTGGAATAATCAACCTGGGGCAGTTTCAGTCAGATCTGGCTAAGGAACCGAATGGGAACTTTATTACAGCATTAAAACTGAGAATAGGAAACCCGTTAGCAATAAATTAGGAAATATGATAAGACCTCTGCAGGGTGTAAATACAATATGCTAATAAATACTGCTTCTAGATGAAGTTGTATTCTAACAATATATCAGcgaaataatatatttaacataCTTGAATTGAATTACCAACCACTTTACTAtaataggaaaaaaataataaatgtttaactTCCTACTAACCCATAAATTTCCAGCTTATCTGTTTTCTTTAGTAGCTCCATCCTTGGTGGGCATCACTATGGGGTGCTCCATGAAAATCAGCCCCGATCCACTCCCATGTCTGCTCGTCTATTTTTCTGTCAATTTGAACCCCGTACCGCCGTAAACGTATATTTGTAGGACCCACTGGCACGCTAGCATTTGTGCCCAACTAGCGGAGCGGAACGCTCAGAACATTTATGAGACAGCCAAATGTCTTGCCCCTAGTTTCGAGGTCCCAGAGGGCACCGTCTGACTTTCTGTGTGTCTACCTGTCGCTTTTAGACATGCGAAAAGACGAATCGCGAGCTAGCCAAAGGGGGAGCACCTCATCATAATCAATTGGCGTCATTTGACATTTTAGACTAATGGGGCCGTTTATGTGATGGCGAAGTTCGCGAACTGGGCTACTCTATTACCATTCAATGTGTGATACTTGAGCTTCAATCATTATATACTATAATATTGATTTCAAATACacaattttctttatataacAAGCActgttcaaaataattaaatgtttgcctatatatattttagaataACGTTTTAGTAAAcatgttatttttaaagcattggatcaaagaaaaaataaccaaacctTTAGCTGGTTTGGGGCTATTTAAGCCCCTTTTACTCCACAAATCAGAATACGTAGTACAGATTGTGGTCAATAACCGTAAGCAGACGTTTTAAATAATTCCTTAAATACCAAAAACATCGCGATATCTCAACAAAACCGCGTGTGAGCGAGGGAAAGAGCGGGATAGAAAGGTATGCTGGCGAGAGAGCAGGATGGCGCGAGTCAGTGACAGCCGCCGACTGTtatacgcacgcacacactgacGAATCCGTTATACGAGCACGCGAAAATGCCGCCGTCAACAGGCATTCACGCACACAAGAAAGTCTGAATGTGCCgctgtgtgagtgcgtgttCGTGTTCGGGGCATACagacaaattaaaatgctataaaaaagcaaacgaagCAAGAACACGTTTCACAAATCAGGCAAATTCTTTTTATGACGTGCGCTGTCGttcttgttgcttttgttattCATTTGCGGATGTgggagccaaacaaaaaaaaaaaaaaaacaacaaatagctGAAAACCTCACCTCCGAATGTCAAATTTTAGCAAGCCATGTGTTTTTCTCTCTCccttccctctctctctcacgCTAATACTAATTACTCATCACCTTACTTCGTAGgtgtacagaaaaaaaaggcacGAAGGGTGATAAAATGGCGACAGCGAGTGGAAAAAACCAGCGCATTTCATAAGAAATCTTCGGATGTACTCACATTATTCCTTCAATTTTGATCTCCTCTGTTCTCTCGTCGGGGTCGTTAAAAAGCGATTTCCTTCTCGTCCGCTGCTCTGCTTTCGGGATGGAATCTACGTAGTCGTCTGGGTCTGTTTTCGAACTGTCTCGAAACGCACGCTGCGACTGGACTTGGAGACTACTATGTGTGCTTGGCGACAGTATTATCTCCCGATTCCTGCGACTCCCGTGGAACTGTTGTCGGTGTTCGGTGCAgagcgaagaagaagaagcgaaagtgccgctgctgctggtggagaaAAGAAAATGGCGACGTTTCGTTATACATCTCTCGGAACTTTTCGGCGAAATCAATAGCAAGTTGCCCCAGCCGCAACCGGCCGGTCTGGGCGTGGCGCCGCCCAGCCGGGGGGATATATATTGCACTAGCTTAAGCATATTCCCGAAGGGTTAGCTACACGGCTGTTATGCTAATGGTGGATATATCTTAATCTGCGCGACATCCGCGCGTGTCTTACCTAACCTCGTCCAAAATTAGAGTGACCCtaggtgaagaagaaaaatcgAGGCAAGGGTCGGTGTGACCGCAGCGCGCTAGCTGTAAAACGCTTTCTAGAGTGACCATTTGGTTTCGAGACTATCGATTGTCGGCTAAATGCCGTGCATTACGTTGGCTGGtacgtttttattatttaaactgcTGCTATAACTAACATTTAATGCAATTCGTCGTCGGTCCGTTCTCGTAATCTTgaatatttcttaaatttcgaatttctTATCTATCATAACATCGTTTGTGATCAGATTGCtttatattgctttaaaaaaaccttttttataCGATTTTGCTATTAGCAAAGACTCACCCCAGTTttcgtttattgttttatacatacataattataagGAAACTTACTTAATAATTGCTATTTATTGTTCAATAGtcttaaaacaatttttttttcatactAGAGTTTGCAGTTAACTCCATAGattcttattttaattatacaaaGGGGAGATGAACTAATAATTCCATTgttgaaaatttcaaaatcgGTTATTTTTGTGGTAAAAGTACCCACCAAGACTTTTTGTCTATTTTAtagtatttttttaagtttcaGAGTTTCCCtaaaattgataaaatcaaatatatcaGTTAGATTTAATGAATCATATAGGTTGAACGGAATTGAAAAGTAAAACGACTTACTTTTATACGGCTTTTCTTTCGATAATGAAGAAATCGGAAAAATGCTCTCAAGTTTCTGCGATTCTACAGTTCTTCTTTGTTTATAAGCAAAATTCGCTTGAAATGGaagaatattaattatattcggAGATAGCTAAAAATAGATACTCTTTTGGAAAATTGGTAATATATGATTGTATGTACCATATGTCATTTACTATTTTTCAGAGAAGGAAGATGTGTCACTAAAAGGTATTATTCAGGCCCCTAATCTTATgcctttatttgtatatattatttacttattctTCATAAAACTCCTTTTACTGATGAAATACTATTTAAATGCATGGATCCCCATATCAACTAAATAAAAGAGTGGAATATGGATAGGTGCAAGCAGTAAAGAGATGCTGTAGCAAGCAGTTCACTGCTTTAAAGATGTATGTGAGATGACAATACTTTAAACTAAGAAATTTTTGACacgtatacatatacatatgatcTATGCCCCTTATGGgaaatattctttatttttttatatatccATTCTAGAAGCATGAGCAAATTCGACTCCAGAATATTTGAATGCATGCACACATATTTCGATCTATCtgttatattattttcgtCGAACATAACTATCTTCCTTGCCCTACGAGTAATGGGTGTAGATTGGTTAGTTTGGTGGATGAGGCAGCCATGAAAATTTCTTGAGGGCAAATACACTTCGGCAAATGTATTTGTATCAAAGTCGacgaattaattaataaaatatcaaatcaatGTGATTCATAATATTATATCTCTTAGTCTAGTTCCATTTACAGCCCGAGAAGGTGGCAGAAACTGCGGTACATTTTGGCCCTACGGCCCTGCAAGCACCCGTAAAGCTCGTTGATCTTGAGGCAGTCGATCTTGCTTATGGTCTTTCGCTGTCCGATCCTAACTCCAGGTTGTAAAGGGGTCATGGTGGGCTTTTCACCCTTCCGCTTGCTGAAGTAAAACTCACCGTAGTGCATCACGGAGTTGTAATCGTAGTCAAAGGCGTACTTCCCCTTCTTTTTCGACACGAGCTTAAAGTTTTTCCTAAACCGCGGCACAATATTGTCCCAATGGATCTTGACAAAGTTGTCGCGATCTGCTCGGGACTGTTCGTGATATATGCCTATAGCGTGCATGAGCTCGTGCATTATTCTTCCCTCGCTGCTGAAGCAGTGGGCACTGTTTTCATCGGGTCTCTGGAGGGACACCACCTGTTCTCCTCCTCTTCGTCCCACGTAGGACCAACATCCCTGGGGTCCTTCCACCGGCGGTTCGATCAACAGGTAGTCATCTACTTCCCCGTCGTACGGCACAAAGTGCACACATGTTAAGGAGTTGAAGGTTTTCACGGCTTGAATTATAGCCTGTCTTTCCGTATTTGCGTATCGCGGACTTATCTCAAAGGGAATCGTACCATTGGGCCACAGTCGTTTGGGATGTCTCATTGGATTGACGCCTAGGCGAAGGGAGATGTAGGTGTACGGATCAATGGCAATATCTCCTTGAAACAGGCGGGGCATGGTCTCCGGATCGTCGATTCCCAAATCGTCGTCACCAATGTCGGGTCCGTAAGGATCGAATTCATCTGAAAGGGAcgaatgtttttaaatattttgggtATCAAAACTATTTCAGAAACAGTAAATAGCGTATGGTAATTTCCTGAAATTTGTAGGCCTTCGTATAAATCCGATATTTTAATCTAGAAaaagcattttattttctttttgataCTCGCAATGCAAAAATACGGTATTCTTGAAAGATTCCGCAAAACAGAGctccaaataaatatttggcaaaAGCATTAATTGTTGAATACTTTTCCTTCGAGCTCCGAAATATACTCAACGCAAAGAGTATATTTCGGAGCTCGAACTAGGTATCTTAAGATCTTCACAActcaaatcaaacaaaaatggcCCTTGTGTTTCATGAAGTCATTGGAAAAACTGGGAGTGAAACGAACCTTCCGCCACACTGGTGAACTCATGCTCGAAGAAATCCACTCCAGCTGCAAACTGGCGGACAGGGAGCTTGGCACTTTCACTGAACGGTGGTGCGGATAGCACCACTagcaccaccatcagcaccaGCTGCACCTCCACctgcaccagcaccaccactgATTCACTCAACCGAGCACACATTATAGAGCTGGGATTCGCCTTGGCTGTGACTATATTTCCATTCGATCGCTGTTTGCTCACTTTTTCCACGCCATGCCGCATTCAAACCGAACGGCTGCACACGAAATTGGTAACTGAACCTGGCTTGATAGCCCGAGAGCTCAAGCGGCGACCAAAGTCTGCAGTCTTGGCAccttaatttatgcaaaatgtgcgaaaataaaactaaataacgCCGATGTTGGGCAGACGCCACGCAATCGGCCGCGTGTAAACAAAACCCAAATCTATCGCCGCGCAGCACCTCACATCCCTCTCACTTTTACACCTATGACTCTCTGATCAAACAGCACTAAATCTCCTCGATGAAGCCCAGCTTAAGCTCTACGACCAGGCCCGGCCGAAACTCTTTGATTAAACCAGGCTTGAACTGGGCTGGACGCTCACGTAATTTAAACCGAGTTAGCGGCTTTGGGCAACGACCATTCaatgatttttggtatgaCCTACTACCAAAACTCTCTTTCTGGCCGACAAAGTGCTTTCTCGCTTGCAAATCAACCTTaagtgtaaaaatatttttttaaagtataATTAAGGGACTgcacgcccacagttttggaTCTCCAATTATTCGTTCTTGAATATACCTTTTTGTtctttaatcaaaaaattcgAGTTTATCGTACTTTTGATGCGGTTCGTTCTTGATTTTATATAGAAAAGCGTTCATTTTTCCCTGAGTgctcacttttgaaaaatgttttgatattttttcaaatttttttagtcttttaaatttccttCGATTTCCCAAATAttctttgccacgcccactaaaCCGCcagaaactgtcagtgttgataTTTCtacttcgcacttccactagctgagtaacgggtatcagatagccgggaaactcgactatagcgttctctcttgttttcaacTTACTTCGCGTGATATTGTTGTCGTTGGTCAGGCTCACGCTTGCGCTTAAAGTTTGAATACTCGTACAATGAGTTTCGCAAATCGAATTCAATGTTGAATCGGTCTCTACTTTTCCGTCCAACACAGAGTATTTCGAAAAGGCTCAAAGTGCTAGTCAGACCGACTCTTCGAATGATGCATGCCGGTAAATACTCAAATATGAACCCTTAACATCTAGAACATCTAGAATAGATTGCAATGAACTGTTTCTGAGCGAATTACGCAAAGTGTAACTTTTTTCTCACACATTGTATTTCCAAACTTAACGTGCTATTGTTGTAAAGTTGTGATTCTACAATTGGGAATATCACAAACTGACTATATTCAGATCTTTTAATCAAGGTATGTATTGACTTATTTGTTTCGCGTGCAGGCTGCTTAACTGTCTTTCTTAGTGTCTGTCTGCCAGTTTGTCTGGCTTTCTGCTTTCAACTTGTTTGTAATTGTGTTTGTGTCTGCTTGTATGTAGGATGGTTTTGATATGTGACACCTTGGCCTGGAAAGTCGGGCTGCAATGTGCACTTTGCACTTTCTGGGGCTCCAATTAGTCAGTTGGCAGCTTAAGCTGTTAACCCGGAATACCCTATCTCCATCTGGGCGGGGCTTATTTGACAATCTATTTTAATCGGTCATCATTAATTAGGCAAAATTAGTTTTCCGTCTTAATTAGCATAACAACAACAGTTCACGAATCTGGCTCAAACACATCTAATCGCGATAGTCGGAATGAATTTACTTACATGTGTGGCAAATTATGTTTGGATTCCGAAATAGCCAAGTTAATCGAGGGCTTTCGCACAAATTATTCATTTACTCAAACAGAGGTGTGTTAGTGTATTAGTGTACTAGTAgggaatatttaattaaataattatattctaaGGACATGTTACTCTGTATATTGGATAATTACGTAAATATTACagtttgttttctatttatctttatcttctGAAACGTTGTACATTGCAAAACTTATTTATGGCTACTCTCTAATGAATGTGCAAGCTCATATTGAGTTACTAGTACACCTCTTAAAGCTACCGGATTCTTTGGCTCTGAGATAAATGTTTACAGCTATTAAGAGAACGCGTTTAAATTATTCAACTTGAAAGAATGAATCAAGGTATTGAATAGCTCGGAGCACTAGAGTTCAAAGAGCAAAGTCGACATCCACATAACACATTGATTATCCGTTTGAAAACCCTTTACTTTCTCACGAAAAATATGCTCTCTagttttcattgttttgcCCGACTGACTGATTGTCAATATGGACTGTAATTGTCATATATCATTGGCCTGCAATCGTAAACCTGTCCTTGCCCCGCCCTACTTTAACCCACTTCGCCCACTTTAACCTATTGTGAGAGTCCACTGCTGAGGGTCTGTCTTCGATTGAGTCCGCCACTTGACTTTATGTGTCAGCTGGGCAATAAAAATGCGACACCGAGTAATTTTGCGCCACACAGGGTCTGTATTAGAAAGAGATACGCCCAAGGAGCAAAAGAGACGGGCGGGATGTAGAGAGAGATGGCGAAAGACTGGCATCAAaggcaaaacacaaacaatcAAAGCCGAGCGAGCCCAAAGTCAAAACCCAGCGACTAATTCAAAGTTGTCACGTAATAAAACACAGAAACATCGAAGCCAAAAACAATAAGCCACAAAGGCgacaaacaataaaagaaatacaaaaacctaagaaacaaacgaaaatactggaaatttgcatattttttcgAGGCGAAGACAGCCGGCAACCATCGAAGGCGACAAGAAATTTAACAAAGtacaaattgttatttgatttgattacaTAATGACGCCACACATACCCCATCATCAGccttttgcaatttgcatttgtttctgttttgttttggtttctgtttttattcAGCCCCACATTATTTCGCCTCACATCGGTTTATTTTGACACCAAAAACTGATATCTCCAATTAGACTTGCAACtgaattaattgaattgcattaaGGCGGTTTCAGTGATTTGTGGCCGAGTTGATAGCAACAATTCGCCCGGACTGCTTTAATCTGCATAATAGAAAGATAATAATTGCCGCTTGCAAAGCTGCTTAAACGGAAATGGAACGGATTTCTTAGTTGAATTTCTGGAGTATTCACAACACCGCATTTATGTGGGGTATTAATTATAATGTTCGCTGAAAGGAAACTTTCCCGCCCTTTGTTTAATTCTTTTGCGCTTAATAAAGCGGATGTGCGAAACTTTTTATCAAGATTTCCACCgcataaaaaacttttaattccGCTAATGTCGATTTTGCGATGCTGAAACTTAATGTGGGTGAGTGGAAGACTCCCGATTTACCCCCACCCCCCCAAAGACTCATATTAATTCCTTTCTAGGCGGGCGTAATACTATTGTGCCTAAGACGGCTTAAATGTGAGTTAAAGAATGCGGGAAAAACTTCGATCAACAGTGATGACAACCTAATATTCCGAATCGGACTTCATTTTGTGCAACGCAGAGTGGGAATTGTACTTAATCCCACTAAGTAATtagaaataatgaaattacaCAGCACGCTAATATCTAAAGAAATCTTGGTTCAAAAATGGTTCTTTATCATtcttatttgattattttacaCTACTTACTACAAGTAAGTTACTAGCTaaacaataaatgtatttttctaaacatgagaataaataaa is a window encoding:
- the LOC122622594 gene encoding ATP-dependent RNA helicase p62 isoform X4: MVTLESVLQLARCGHTDPCLDFSSSPRVTLILDEVSSSGTFASSSSLCTEHRQQFHGSRRNREIILSPSTHSSLQVQSQRAFRDSSKTDPDDYVDSIPKAEQRTRRKSLFNDPDERTEEIKIEGIMAPHDRDFGHSGRGGRGGDRGGDDRRGGGGGGNRFGGGGGGGGGGDYHGVRNGRIEKRRDDRGGGNRFGGGGGFGDRRGGGGGGSQDLPMRPVDFSNLAPFKKDFYQEHPNVANRSPYDVQRYRDEQEITVRGQVPNPIQDFSEVYLPDYVMKEIRRQGYKAPTAIQAQGWPIAMSGSNFVGIAKTGSGKTLGYILPAIVHINNQQPLQRGDGPIALVLAPTRELAQQIQQVATEFGSSSYVRNTCVFGGAPKGGQMRDLQRGCEIVIATPGRLIDFLSAGSTNLKRCTYLVLDEADRMLDMGFEPQIRKIVSQIRPDRQTLMWSATWPKEVKQLAEDFLGNYIQINIGSLELSANHNIRQVVDVCDEFSKEEKLKTLLSDIYDTSESPGKIIIFVETKRRVDNLVRFIRSFGVRCGAIHGDKSQSERDFVLREFRSGKSNILVATDVAARGLEADFGSMMGRIMNERRPLRTLVT